A part of Amycolatopsis camponoti genomic DNA contains:
- a CDS encoding VOC family protein — translation MGISQVAHAELAVADLDEAIGFHTDVLGMRELGRADGAVRLSVGIDGGCDLVLTAGGTGVRRFALRVDDVADLDRYAKRLAEAGVATETRTDEHPGVVQALRFQAPSGHAMELAVLSTGPQYVHPAKAPHRGGIRALDFDHITVQAQDPKPLVDFLVELLDFQVSDIFAPAPGVIGAAWCRASTLHHDIAIISTPEAGKSLHHYALGMESFDHLKLAADELGRHGVPIEVGPGRHGVGGNVYTYFWAAGNRYELSAEMPRVRRNDPVVWDDFPKAFSPWGLQPPESFGHAS, via the coding sequence ATGGGTATTTCTCAGGTGGCCCACGCCGAACTCGCCGTGGCCGATCTCGACGAGGCGATCGGCTTCCACACCGACGTACTGGGCATGCGGGAGCTCGGCCGCGCCGACGGCGCCGTGCGGCTCTCCGTCGGCATCGACGGCGGCTGCGACCTCGTGCTGACCGCCGGCGGGACCGGCGTCCGGCGGTTCGCCCTGCGGGTCGACGACGTCGCCGACCTCGACCGCTACGCGAAGCGCCTGGCCGAGGCCGGTGTCGCTACCGAGACCCGCACCGACGAACACCCCGGTGTGGTCCAAGCCCTGCGGTTCCAGGCGCCGTCGGGACACGCGATGGAACTCGCGGTGCTCTCGACCGGGCCGCAGTACGTCCACCCGGCCAAGGCCCCGCACCGCGGCGGGATCCGCGCACTGGACTTCGACCACATCACCGTGCAGGCGCAGGACCCCAAGCCGCTGGTCGACTTCCTGGTCGAGCTGCTGGACTTCCAGGTGTCCGACATCTTCGCCCCGGCCCCCGGGGTGATCGGCGCGGCCTGGTGCCGGGCCAGCACGCTGCACCACGACATCGCGATCATCTCCACGCCGGAGGCCGGGAAGTCGCTGCACCACTACGCCCTCGGGATGGAGTCGTTCGACCACCTCAAGCTGGCCGCCGACGAGCTCGGCCGGCACGGCGTGCCGATCGAGGTCGGGCCGGGCCGGCACGGCGTGGGCGGCAACGTCTACACCTACTTCTGGGCCGCGGGCAACCGCTACGAGCTGTCGGCCGAGATGCCGCGGGTGCGTCGCAACGACCCGGTGGTGTGGGACGACTTCCCGAAGGCGTTCAGCCCGTGGGGCCTGCAGCCGCCGGAGTCGTTCGGCCACGCTTCCTGA
- a CDS encoding cupin domain-containing protein — MTNFDQWMHKLHEMKDYDPERSMPEHLVTRSASARWLEEDVTGNPSRVGVLADVPAKAMEFYLQEIPAGTATDLQRHLHESVHCVLEGSGYSEIGPETLRWSAGDFVYTPPWVWHRHYNDGTGRVRMILVENSRQLDALGINRRESAGNIPYDKMDRS, encoded by the coding sequence GTGACGAATTTCGACCAGTGGATGCACAAGCTCCACGAAATGAAGGACTACGACCCCGAGCGGTCGATGCCCGAGCACCTGGTCACCCGCTCGGCGAGTGCCCGGTGGCTCGAGGAGGACGTGACCGGCAACCCCAGCCGGGTCGGCGTCCTCGCGGACGTGCCGGCGAAGGCGATGGAGTTCTACCTGCAGGAGATCCCGGCCGGGACGGCGACGGACCTCCAGCGCCACCTGCACGAGTCCGTGCACTGCGTGCTCGAGGGCAGTGGCTACTCCGAAATCGGGCCGGAGACGCTGCGGTGGTCGGCCGGGGACTTCGTCTACACCCCGCCGTGGGTGTGGCACCGGCACTACAACGACGGCACCGGACGCGTCCGCATGATCCTCGTCGAGAACTCGCGACAGCTCGACGCCCTCGGCATCAACCGGCGGGAAAGCGCCGGGAACATCCCCTACGACAAGATGGACAGGAGCTGA
- a CDS encoding SDR family oxidoreductase produces MTVHGRRALVTAGSSGLGTAIATSLRADGAEVFITGTGPHTGEVARKIGAAGWAVADFTQPGAAAAAARAARETLGGIDILVSNTGGTRAAKATELSARDWDSAYRLVLDSAISLTNAVLPEMSASGWGRLIYVTSVGVVKPLPLLHLSNVMRAGVAALARSLAAEVAPHGVTSHVIAPAHIDTPRRRSLAAARAAAAGVPTEELERRQLATELPVGRWGRPEEIADLVNHLCSEFAGFQTGQTHVVDGGMTST; encoded by the coding sequence ATGACGGTGCACGGGCGGCGGGCACTGGTGACCGCCGGGTCGAGCGGGCTCGGCACGGCGATCGCGACGTCGCTGCGCGCGGACGGGGCCGAGGTGTTCATCACCGGAACCGGACCACACACCGGTGAGGTCGCCCGCAAGATCGGTGCGGCGGGCTGGGCGGTCGCGGACTTCACCCAGCCCGGTGCCGCGGCCGCGGCGGCCCGCGCCGCGCGCGAAACGCTCGGCGGCATCGACATCCTGGTGTCCAACACCGGCGGCACCCGCGCGGCGAAGGCGACCGAGCTCTCGGCGCGGGACTGGGATTCGGCCTACCGGCTCGTGCTGGACAGCGCGATCTCGCTGACCAACGCGGTATTACCGGAGATGTCGGCGAGCGGGTGGGGGCGGCTGATCTACGTCACCTCGGTCGGCGTGGTCAAGCCGTTGCCCCTGCTGCACCTGTCCAACGTGATGCGGGCCGGCGTGGCGGCACTGGCGCGGTCGCTGGCCGCCGAGGTGGCGCCGCACGGCGTCACCTCGCACGTCATCGCCCCCGCGCACATCGACACGCCGCGGCGGCGTTCGCTCGCCGCGGCGCGCGCGGCCGCCGCGGGCGTGCCGACCGAAGAACTGGAGCGGCGGCAGCTCGCGACCGAGCTGCCCGTCGGCCGGTGGGGACGTCCCGAGGAGATCGCCGACCTGGTGAACCACCTCTGCTCGGAGTTCGCCGGGTTCCAGACCGGGCAGACCCACGTCGTCGACGGCGGGATGACCTCGACCTGA
- a CDS encoding 4-hydroxyphenylacetate 3-hydroxylase family protein, whose protein sequence is MTARNGAAYLDRLRTHSPELWVGAEKITDVAGHKATSGAAAEIARLYDLQSKSDSMLFSPEDGAGKAGVQFLMPRTAEDLELRSVMHKQWADSTLGMMGRSTDFVSAMLVAWNANAEFFGEGADRVRAYYKYVRDNDLFLSHALADPPVDRSKPPSQQPDPFTYLGVKRETPDGIIVSGAKMLATAAPYSDEILVWPFSLRKYGAEEKPYAIAFAIPADAPGVRLICREPFGGGNGFDHPLSSRFDEMDAVVVFDDVLVPWERVFINQDFERVNNIWAINSNAFTGVQTSVRLLAKLQFVAGIAKRATETVKTDQFPQVRDALGEITTYIELTRAAVLAAEAGARPNDDGILFPDVRPLYAVRNSANRWYPRVREILQQILAGGLLYQPADVSAFDSPIAEDIARFYRGPDTNSLDRIAIYKVAADLAVSAFGGRHELYERFYAGDPLFLRINTQFNQYDWTEPLGLIDGLLATSIKDSGLLPGGTGEGAAA, encoded by the coding sequence ATGACCGCACGAAACGGCGCCGCGTACCTCGACCGGCTGCGCACCCACAGCCCCGAGCTGTGGGTCGGGGCCGAGAAGATCACCGACGTGGCCGGGCACAAGGCGACGTCCGGCGCCGCGGCCGAGATCGCCCGCCTCTACGACCTGCAGTCCAAAAGCGACAGCATGCTCTTCTCGCCCGAAGACGGCGCCGGCAAGGCAGGCGTGCAGTTCCTGATGCCCCGCACGGCCGAAGACCTCGAGCTCCGCAGCGTCATGCACAAGCAGTGGGCGGACTCCACCCTCGGCATGATGGGGCGCAGCACGGACTTCGTCAGCGCGATGCTGGTGGCGTGGAACGCCAACGCCGAGTTCTTCGGCGAAGGAGCCGACCGGGTGCGCGCGTACTACAAGTACGTGCGGGACAACGACCTCTTCCTGTCCCACGCCTTGGCGGACCCTCCGGTCGACCGGTCGAAGCCGCCGTCGCAGCAGCCCGATCCCTTCACCTACCTCGGGGTCAAGCGCGAAACCCCGGACGGCATCATCGTGAGCGGCGCGAAGATGCTCGCCACGGCCGCGCCCTACTCCGACGAGATCCTCGTCTGGCCGTTCTCGCTCCGGAAGTACGGGGCCGAGGAGAAGCCGTACGCCATCGCGTTCGCCATCCCGGCCGACGCCCCGGGGGTCCGGCTGATCTGCCGCGAACCGTTCGGCGGCGGGAACGGTTTCGACCACCCGCTCTCCAGCCGGTTCGACGAGATGGACGCCGTGGTCGTGTTCGACGACGTGCTCGTGCCCTGGGAACGGGTCTTCATCAACCAGGACTTCGAGCGGGTCAACAACATCTGGGCGATCAACTCCAACGCCTTCACCGGCGTCCAGACCTCGGTCCGGCTGCTGGCCAAGCTCCAGTTCGTCGCGGGCATCGCCAAGCGGGCGACCGAGACCGTCAAGACCGACCAGTTCCCCCAGGTCCGCGACGCGCTCGGGGAGATCACCACCTACATCGAGCTGACCAGGGCCGCCGTCCTCGCCGCCGAAGCCGGCGCGCGACCCAACGACGACGGCATCCTGTTCCCCGACGTCCGGCCGCTGTACGCGGTGCGCAACTCCGCGAACCGCTGGTACCCGCGCGTCCGCGAGATCCTGCAGCAGATCCTCGCCGGCGGCCTGCTCTACCAGCCGGCCGACGTGAGCGCGTTCGATTCGCCGATCGCCGAGGACATCGCCCGGTTCTACCGCGGTCCCGACACGAACAGCCTGGACCGCATCGCGATCTACAAGGTCGCCGCCGATCTCGCGGTGTCCGCCTTCGGTGGCCGGCACGAGCTCTACGAGCGGTTCTACGCGGGCGATCCCCTGTTCCTCCGGATCAACACCCAGTTCAACCAGTACGACTGGACCGAGCCGCTGGGCCTGATCGACGGGCTGCTGGCCACCTCGATCAAGGACTCCGGTCTCCTGCCCGGCGGTACCGGGGAGGGTGCGGCGGCATGA
- a CDS encoding alpha/beta fold hydrolase — translation MEQHVSIWGDWAGVELRQRTVDAAGVATRVVEAGTGPALVMVHGTGGHLEAYSRNLRDLAKEFRIVLYDMAGHGHSAKPDRPYTIDYLSDHLIAVLDALGIEKAHLSGESLGGWVAAWTAAHHPGRVERLVLNTPGNITNKPEVMAGLKESSMKAVREASRQSVRTRVEWLFHDKSLVTDELVDLRLGIYTQPGFETAMRNILAVQDWEHRRPYVWSSQWCGRIVAPTLLLWTDHDPTASVEEAALLEELIPGSRLEVIEGAGHWPQWEKPDQFNETHIRFLKGK, via the coding sequence GTGGAGCAGCACGTAAGCATCTGGGGCGATTGGGCGGGCGTCGAGCTGCGCCAGCGGACCGTGGACGCGGCCGGCGTCGCCACCCGGGTGGTGGAAGCGGGTACCGGCCCGGCGCTGGTCATGGTGCACGGCACGGGCGGGCACCTGGAGGCGTATTCCCGCAACCTCCGCGACCTGGCGAAAGAATTCCGGATCGTCCTCTACGACATGGCGGGGCACGGGCACTCGGCCAAGCCCGACCGGCCTTACACGATCGATTACCTCAGCGACCACCTGATCGCGGTCCTGGACGCGCTGGGCATCGAAAAGGCCCACCTCTCCGGTGAATCGCTCGGTGGCTGGGTGGCGGCGTGGACCGCGGCGCACCACCCCGGCCGGGTCGAGCGGCTGGTGCTCAACACCCCGGGCAACATCACGAACAAGCCGGAAGTGATGGCCGGGCTTAAGGAATCGAGCATGAAGGCGGTCCGCGAGGCGAGCCGGCAGAGCGTGCGCACCCGGGTCGAATGGCTCTTCCACGACAAGAGCCTCGTCACCGACGAACTCGTCGACCTGCGGCTGGGGATCTACACGCAGCCGGGGTTCGAAACCGCGATGCGCAACATCCTCGCGGTGCAGGACTGGGAACACCGCCGGCCGTACGTCTGGTCGTCGCAGTGGTGCGGCCGCATCGTCGCGCCGACCCTGCTGCTGTGGACCGACCACGACCCGACGGCTTCGGTCGAAGAAGCCGCGCTGCTGGAGGAACTGATCCCCGGAAGCCGCCTCGAAGTCATCGAGGGCGCGGGCCACTGGCCTCAGTGGGAGAAGCCCGACCAGTTCAACGAGACCCACATCAGGTTCTTGAAAGGAAAGTGA
- a CDS encoding GntR family transcriptional regulator, whose protein sequence is MIASVTKTDQIYQALLTQLLEGRHQFGEILSTYDLATEFGVSRRPVMDAVMRLAAAGFISVIPQVGCQVAIPDERKVRDHFAVAGILEGAGARLAALTATDAQLAEIDDMLVRGTGPAKRNDAPAFAGANRDFHSAVLAASGNQRLADLAMDTWDLNDFYLQKNRLSTDLTQAQSEHTEIAEAIEQRDAERAGKLMEEHVSRFWKFVEV, encoded by the coding sequence ATGATCGCGTCAGTCACCAAAACGGACCAGATCTACCAAGCACTCCTCACCCAGCTGCTCGAGGGCCGGCACCAGTTCGGCGAAATCCTCAGCACCTACGACCTCGCGACGGAGTTCGGCGTGAGCCGCAGGCCGGTGATGGACGCGGTGATGCGCCTGGCCGCCGCCGGGTTCATCTCGGTCATTCCGCAGGTCGGATGCCAGGTGGCGATCCCGGACGAACGCAAGGTGCGCGACCACTTCGCGGTGGCGGGCATCCTCGAGGGAGCGGGAGCCCGGCTCGCCGCGCTCACCGCCACCGACGCCCAGCTGGCCGAGATCGACGACATGCTGGTGCGCGGCACCGGCCCGGCCAAGCGGAACGACGCACCCGCGTTCGCCGGAGCCAACCGCGACTTCCACTCCGCCGTACTGGCCGCGAGCGGCAACCAGCGCCTGGCCGACCTGGCGATGGACACCTGGGACCTCAACGACTTCTACCTCCAGAAGAACCGGCTGAGCACGGACCTGACGCAGGCGCAGAGCGAGCACACCGAGATCGCGGAAGCGATCGAGCAGCGGGACGCGGAACGCGCCGGCAAGCTCATGGAGGAGCACGTTTCGCGATTCTGGAAGTTCGTCGAGGTGTAG
- a CDS encoding SCP2 sterol-binding domain-containing protein, with product MGTPVLSPEWMKSYAELWNTTEATREGLKKLSMVVEYRLAEDESRAGQIEVDSGEVVRAGAPAEGVKPDFLLTAKVETWQRLGEGELPAAKAMVTRKVKFRGSMSVALANLPGLEAAMKMFGQIDDTDWSVD from the coding sequence ATGGGAACACCCGTCCTGTCGCCGGAGTGGATGAAGTCCTACGCCGAGCTCTGGAACACCACGGAGGCGACGCGCGAGGGCCTCAAGAAGCTGAGCATGGTCGTCGAATACCGGCTCGCGGAGGACGAGAGCCGCGCGGGCCAGATCGAGGTCGACTCCGGCGAGGTCGTGCGCGCCGGAGCCCCGGCCGAAGGCGTGAAGCCGGACTTCCTGCTGACCGCCAAGGTGGAGACCTGGCAGCGCCTCGGCGAAGGCGAACTGCCCGCCGCCAAGGCGATGGTCACCCGGAAGGTCAAGTTCCGCGGTTCCATGTCGGTGGCGCTGGCCAACCTGCCCGGCCTCGAAGCCGCTATGAAGATGTTCGGCCAGATCGACGACACCGACTGGTCGGTGGACTGA
- a CDS encoding Rieske 2Fe-2S domain-containing protein, translating to MLRDELRQILEKGLRDVEADWTVPAAIINDPEMHDAERERVFGKSWVFLAHESEIPERGDYVVRYISEDQFIVCRDEDGEIRGHLNSCRHRGMQVCRAEMGNTSHFRCPYHGWTYNNKGSLVGVPAGREAYGNKLDKSLWQLKPVPKLGTYKGLIFGCLDPEAQSLDDYLGDMKFYLDLVLDRSDAGLQVVGAPQRWVVDANWKLGADNFIGDAYHTMMTHRSMVELGLAPPDPKFALYGEHVHTENGHGLGIIGPPPGIPLPEFLGMPENIVEQLQRRLSPEQVEVFRPVAFIHGTVFPNLSIGNFLMSKDHVSPPTSFLTLRLWHPLGPDKMEIMSFFLVEKEAPDWYKEESYQAYVRTFGISGAFEQDDAENWRSITRVLGAQYAKTMELNYQMGRGVYEPDPDWPGPGKAFPMDYAEANQRNFMEYWMQLMVTDPPPHTGNGNGKVPDAAAAEALTRAEA from the coding sequence ATGTTGAGGGACGAACTCCGGCAGATCCTCGAGAAGGGTTTGCGCGATGTGGAGGCCGACTGGACGGTTCCGGCCGCGATCATCAACGACCCCGAGATGCACGATGCCGAACGCGAGCGCGTATTCGGCAAGTCCTGGGTTTTCCTCGCCCACGAAAGCGAAATCCCGGAGCGCGGCGACTACGTCGTCCGCTACATCTCGGAAGATCAATTCATCGTCTGCCGCGACGAGGACGGCGAGATCCGCGGTCACCTCAACAGCTGCCGCCACCGCGGTATGCAGGTGTGTCGCGCCGAAATGGGGAACACGTCGCACTTCCGGTGCCCGTACCACGGCTGGACCTACAACAACAAGGGCAGCCTGGTGGGCGTGCCGGCCGGGCGGGAGGCGTACGGCAACAAGCTGGACAAGTCCCTGTGGCAGCTGAAGCCGGTGCCGAAACTGGGCACCTACAAGGGCTTGATCTTCGGCTGCCTCGATCCGGAGGCCCAATCGCTCGACGACTACCTCGGCGACATGAAGTTCTACCTCGACCTCGTGCTGGACCGCAGCGACGCCGGCCTGCAGGTCGTCGGCGCCCCGCAGCGCTGGGTCGTCGACGCCAACTGGAAGCTCGGCGCCGACAACTTCATCGGCGACGCCTACCACACGATGATGACGCACCGGTCCATGGTGGAGCTCGGGCTCGCCCCGCCGGACCCCAAGTTCGCGCTCTACGGCGAGCACGTGCACACCGAGAACGGCCACGGCCTCGGCATCATCGGCCCGCCGCCGGGCATCCCGCTGCCCGAGTTCCTCGGCATGCCGGAGAACATCGTCGAACAGCTGCAGCGCCGGCTTTCGCCGGAGCAGGTCGAGGTGTTCCGGCCGGTGGCGTTCATCCACGGCACCGTGTTCCCGAACCTGTCCATCGGCAACTTCCTGATGTCGAAGGACCACGTCTCCCCGCCGACGTCCTTCCTGACGCTGCGGCTGTGGCACCCGCTCGGCCCGGACAAGATGGAGATCATGTCCTTCTTCCTGGTCGAGAAGGAAGCACCGGACTGGTACAAGGAAGAGAGCTACCAGGCTTACGTGCGCACGTTCGGCATCTCCGGTGCCTTCGAGCAGGACGACGCCGAGAACTGGCGCAGCATCACGCGGGTGCTGGGCGCCCAGTACGCCAAGACGATGGAGCTCAACTACCAGATGGGCCGCGGCGTCTACGAGCCCGACCCCGACTGGCCCGGTCCCGGCAAGGCGTTCCCGATGGACTACGCCGAAGCCAACCAGCGCAACTTCATGGAGTACTGGATGCAGCTGATGGTCACCGACCCGCCGCCGCACACCGGTAACGGCAACGGCAAGGTGCCCGACGCCGCCGCGGCCGAAGCGCTCACGCGGGCGGAGGCGTAG
- a CDS encoding aromatic-ring-hydroxylating dioxygenase subunit beta, which yields MTTATEITDATIREVTGWLFTEAELLDGGKYREWLELVAEDLSYVVPLRVTREREAETDIVEGMTLMDDDWDSMEMRVLRLETEYAWAEDPPSRSRHFVTNIRVEAGEVENEVTVKSNLLLYRTRGDVATFDILSGERHDVLRRVAGGYRLAKRVVVLDQTTVMTHNLALIM from the coding sequence ATGACCACAGCAACGGAAATCACCGACGCCACCATCCGCGAAGTCACCGGCTGGCTCTTCACCGAAGCCGAGCTGCTCGACGGCGGTAAGTACCGCGAGTGGCTGGAACTGGTGGCCGAGGACCTGTCCTACGTCGTGCCGCTGCGGGTCACGCGCGAGCGTGAGGCCGAGACGGACATCGTCGAGGGGATGACCCTGATGGACGACGACTGGGACTCGATGGAAATGCGGGTCCTGCGGCTGGAGACCGAATACGCGTGGGCGGAGGACCCGCCGTCGCGGTCGCGGCACTTCGTCACCAACATCCGGGTCGAGGCCGGCGAGGTGGAGAACGAGGTCACCGTCAAGTCGAACCTGCTGCTCTACCGCACCCGCGGTGACGTCGCGACGTTCGACATCCTCTCCGGCGAGCGCCACGACGTGCTCCGCCGGGTGGCCGGCGGCTACCGGCTCGCCAAGCGGGTGGTCGTGCTCGACCAGACCACCGTCATGACGCACAACCTCGCCCTGATCATGTGA
- a CDS encoding dihydrodiol dehydrogenase: MTIIHNEGRHPIIQIANEFTVIQVSYTSTGQRERLLVSSPRLGFQTLLDPLQLESLTWQGPEMYSKLLDTPYGPGAELNARPLSALLGKD; encoded by the coding sequence GTGACCATCATCCACAACGAAGGCCGGCACCCGATCATCCAGATCGCCAACGAGTTCACGGTGATCCAGGTCAGCTACACCAGCACCGGCCAGCGCGAACGCCTGCTCGTCAGCTCGCCACGGCTCGGGTTCCAGACCCTGCTCGACCCGCTGCAGCTGGAAAGCCTGACCTGGCAGGGCCCGGAAATGTATTCGAAGCTGCTCGACACCCCGTACGGCCCCGGCGCGGAGCTCAACGCGCGCCCGCTGTCGGCTCTGCTCGGAAAGGACTGA
- the hcaB gene encoding 3-(cis-5,6-dihydroxycyclohexa-1,3-dien-1-yl)propanoate dehydrogenase, with protein sequence MGFLDGKVALVTGGGSGIGRAVVDLYVREGAKVGILEISPEKARDLKEKLPPDAVVVTQGDATSMWDNERAVADVTAAFGSLTTLVCAVGVFDYFTEIPQLPKDKIGEAFDQLFAVNVKSNLLTVKAALDQLIENRGQIILTISNAGFYPGGGGPLYVSSKFAVRGLVTELAYELSPHVRVNGVAPGGTITDLRGIPALANEGQSLKDVPDIEGLIKGINPLGVVAQPEDHSWAYAFLAAKERAPAVTGTIIHSDGGLGVRGMTRMAGLEP encoded by the coding sequence ATGGGCTTCCTCGACGGGAAGGTCGCACTGGTCACCGGTGGGGGATCGGGTATCGGCCGGGCGGTGGTCGATCTCTACGTGCGAGAGGGCGCGAAGGTCGGGATCCTCGAGATCTCGCCGGAAAAAGCGCGCGACCTGAAGGAAAAGCTGCCCCCGGACGCCGTGGTCGTCACGCAAGGCGACGCGACTTCCATGTGGGACAACGAACGTGCCGTCGCGGACGTGACGGCCGCGTTCGGCTCGCTGACCACGCTGGTCTGCGCGGTCGGGGTGTTCGACTACTTCACCGAGATCCCGCAGCTGCCGAAGGACAAGATCGGTGAGGCGTTCGACCAGCTCTTCGCCGTCAACGTCAAGAGCAACCTGCTGACCGTGAAGGCGGCGCTGGACCAGCTGATCGAGAACCGGGGTCAGATCATCCTGACCATTTCCAACGCCGGGTTCTACCCCGGCGGCGGCGGTCCGCTCTACGTGTCGTCGAAGTTCGCCGTCCGCGGTCTGGTGACCGAGCTGGCGTACGAGCTTTCGCCGCACGTGCGGGTCAACGGGGTGGCGCCCGGCGGCACGATCACGGACCTGCGGGGGATTCCCGCGCTGGCCAACGAAGGTCAGTCGCTCAAGGACGTCCCGGACATCGAAGGCCTGATCAAGGGGATCAACCCGCTGGGCGTCGTCGCCCAGCCGGAAGACCACTCCTGGGCCTACGCGTTCCTCGCCGCGAAGGAACGCGCGCCCGCGGTCACCGGCACGATCATCCACAGCGATGGCGGGCTCGGCGTGCGCGGGATGACGCGCATGGCGGGGCTCGAACCCTGA
- a CDS encoding rubredoxin, with protein sequence MKTLVATEETQADPATALWICDVCQDVYDPRLGDPEGGIEPGTAFADIPDDWVCPVCGARKKEFRMLAVGDEYDVEDDAYAGAQG encoded by the coding sequence ATGAAGACGTTGGTGGCCACCGAAGAAACCCAGGCCGATCCCGCCACCGCGCTGTGGATCTGTGACGTCTGCCAGGACGTGTACGACCCCCGCCTCGGCGACCCCGAAGGCGGGATCGAGCCCGGCACGGCGTTCGCCGACATCCCGGACGACTGGGTCTGCCCGGTGTGCGGGGCGCGCAAGAAGGAGTTCCGGATGCTCGCGGTGGGCGACGAGTACGACGTCGAGGACGACGCCTACGCGGGAGCGCAGGGGTGA
- a CDS encoding electron transfer flavoprotein gives MSTPGRVLVCLKQVPVPGRGVFDERTKRIRRDDDQVVTNPPDLHALAQALAVRAETGWEVVAVTMGPPAAAATLLDALRRGADRAVHLADRRFAGADTLATARALARLVERERPDLVLTGRWTLDGGTAQVGPQVAELAGLPQLTQATNLRAGDGVLAADVETDVGRETWTVALPAVVAVGRGTEPPWVTEADASAVETLTAEDLGGGPRDFGTRGSPTFVAEIRHEARERRAEYVGVGFDTAELLKVAFAPLEPEAEVVVSGPTREIWTVAEPLPGGGLHPTSLEALACARSVAGDLRATIVAVLPCDQPHDLPRVLYAHGADRVLVLRGTEPADYRTDAVTDALSTAIATHAPFAVIAPFSARGRDYAPRVAARLGLGLTGDFTALEVRDADTDEPDLRWLKPALSADVVAPVIAHSTPSMGTLRPGSFPVRAVRDQREPEVEFADGTATGDGGYTAVERRVELPDAPRLAAARLVIGLGPGLGTGARRVAERVAATPGIALVATAAAVAAGEAPPQLEIGPLARSIAPAVYLGFGRHDLGTLQAVKAAGRIVVVDPGAWLDAFTGLVDTVVTANVEGVLLDLLLATAGAVAG, from the coding sequence GTGAGCACGCCGGGCCGCGTTCTCGTCTGCCTCAAGCAGGTCCCGGTGCCCGGGCGGGGCGTCTTCGACGAACGCACGAAACGGATCCGCCGGGACGACGACCAGGTCGTCACCAACCCACCGGACCTGCACGCGCTGGCGCAGGCGCTGGCCGTGCGGGCGGAGACCGGCTGGGAGGTGGTGGCCGTGACGATGGGGCCGCCCGCCGCGGCCGCGACCCTGCTCGACGCGCTGCGCCGCGGGGCCGACCGCGCCGTGCACCTGGCCGACCGGCGGTTCGCCGGTGCCGACACCCTGGCGACGGCCCGCGCTCTCGCCCGGCTCGTCGAGCGGGAGCGCCCGGACCTGGTGCTCACCGGCCGGTGGACGCTGGACGGCGGCACCGCGCAGGTCGGCCCGCAGGTCGCGGAGCTGGCCGGGCTCCCGCAGCTGACCCAGGCCACGAACCTGCGGGCCGGCGACGGCGTCCTCGCCGCGGACGTCGAGACCGACGTCGGCCGGGAAACCTGGACCGTCGCCCTGCCCGCGGTGGTCGCCGTCGGGCGGGGTACCGAACCGCCGTGGGTGACCGAGGCCGACGCGTCGGCCGTCGAAACGCTCACCGCCGAAGACCTCGGCGGCGGACCGCGCGACTTCGGCACCCGGGGTTCGCCGACCTTCGTGGCCGAGATCCGGCACGAAGCCCGCGAACGCCGGGCCGAGTACGTCGGGGTCGGCTTCGACACCGCGGAACTGCTGAAGGTGGCCTTCGCGCCGCTCGAGCCCGAGGCCGAAGTCGTCGTGTCCGGCCCGACGCGCGAGATCTGGACCGTCGCCGAGCCGCTGCCCGGCGGTGGCCTCCACCCGACGAGTCTCGAAGCGCTGGCCTGCGCCCGCTCGGTCGCCGGCGACCTGCGGGCCACGATCGTGGCGGTGCTGCCGTGCGACCAGCCGCACGATCTCCCGCGCGTGCTCTACGCGCACGGGGCCGACCGGGTGCTGGTGCTGCGCGGCACCGAGCCGGCGGACTACCGCACGGACGCGGTCACCGACGCACTGAGCACGGCGATCGCCACGCATGCTCCGTTTGCGGTCATCGCGCCGTTCAGCGCCCGGGGCCGCGACTACGCCCCGCGCGTCGCCGCGCGGCTCGGACTCGGCCTGACCGGGGACTTCACCGCACTGGAGGTCCGTGACGCGGACACCGACGAGCCCGACCTGCGGTGGCTCAAACCGGCCCTGTCGGCCGACGTGGTCGCGCCGGTGATCGCGCACTCCACCCCGTCGATGGGCACGCTGCGACCGGGGTCCTTCCCGGTGCGAGCCGTGCGCGACCAGCGGGAGCCGGAGGTCGAGTTCGCGGACGGCACCGCGACCGGCGACGGCGGGTACACGGCGGTCGAGCGCCGGGTCGAGCTGCCGGACGCTCCGAGGCTCGCCGCGGCGCGGCTGGTCATCGGGCTCGGGCCGGGCCTGGGCACCGGCGCCCGCCGCGTCGCCGAACGCGTCGCCGCGACCCCGGGGATCGCGCTCGTCGCGACGGCGGCCGCGGTCGCCGCGGGGGAGGCGCCCCCGCAGCTCGAGATCGGGCCGCTCGCCCGCAGCATCGCGCCCGCGGTCTACCTCGGGTTCGGGCGCCACGACCTCGGCACGCTCCAGGCGGTCAAGGCCGCCGGCCGGATCGTCGTCGTCGACCCGGGTGCCTGGCTCGACGCCTTCACCGGTCTCGTCGACACCGTCGTCACCGCGAACGTCGAGGGTGTCCTGCTGGACCTGCTCTTGGCGACGGCCGGCGCGGTCGCCGGCTGA